A single window of Intrasporangium calvum DSM 43043 DNA harbors:
- the rfbD gene encoding dTDP-4-dehydrorhamnose reductase → MTSGQRVLVTGAGGMLARDLVPALRAAGHAVTALGADELDITGAPECLAAAAGHDLVVNCAAFARVDEAEREEPLAFAVNALGAANVARAAAHAGARILHFSTDYVFDGQANRPYAAEHPPSPLSAYGRTKLAGEWAVRALCADHWVVRTAWLYGAGGPNFVGTMLRLAEERGTLDVVDDQRGQPTWTRDLAELVVRMVDARAPTGTYHGTSSGETTWHGLARAIFEERRLDPHRVRPTSTDAFPRPAPRPAYGVLSHRSLEEAGIDPIRDWREALAEYLRR, encoded by the coding sequence ATGACGAGCGGCCAGCGGGTCCTCGTCACGGGGGCGGGGGGCATGCTGGCCCGGGACCTGGTGCCGGCGCTGCGCGCCGCGGGCCACGCCGTGACTGCACTGGGTGCCGACGAGCTCGACATCACCGGTGCGCCCGAGTGCCTCGCAGCTGCAGCGGGGCACGATTTGGTCGTCAACTGCGCGGCCTTCGCCCGGGTCGACGAGGCCGAGCGCGAGGAGCCGCTCGCGTTCGCGGTCAACGCCCTCGGTGCCGCGAACGTCGCGCGGGCCGCGGCCCACGCGGGCGCCCGCATCCTCCACTTCTCCACCGACTACGTCTTCGACGGACAAGCCAACCGGCCGTATGCCGCTGAGCACCCTCCCAGCCCCCTGTCGGCGTATGGACGCACCAAGCTCGCAGGCGAGTGGGCGGTCCGGGCCTTGTGCGCGGATCACTGGGTCGTGCGGACGGCGTGGCTCTATGGGGCCGGGGGGCCGAACTTCGTCGGCACCATGCTCCGGCTCGCCGAGGAACGCGGCACCCTCGACGTCGTCGACGACCAGCGAGGCCAGCCGACGTGGACCCGGGACCTGGCCGAGCTCGTGGTCCGGATGGTCGACGCCAGGGCGCCTACCGGGACCTACCACGGCACGTCGTCGGGCGAGACGACGTGGCACGGCCTGGCCCGGGCCATCTTCGAGGAGCGTCGGCTCGATCCGCACCGGGTGCGTCCGACGTCGACCGATGCCTTCCCACGCCCAGCACCGCGGCCCGCCTACGGTGTGCTCTCGCACCGCAGCCTCGAGGAAGCGGGCATCGACCCGATCCGCGACTGGCGCGAGGCGCTCGCCGAGTACCTGCGCCGGTGA
- a CDS encoding carbohydrate kinase family protein, producing MLGVIGDVVQDVVVWQLEPQRNATDTKSEIVLRRGGSAANVAAFAGPRYPTRFIGCVGDDLGGHALAEELAGHGVDVRLQRRGQTGTIVLLVDEHGERTMFPSRGASALLEPIDPGWLEGLEVLHVTAYSFESGPTADTVLDAVQRQHAQGGLVSLDLSSAGLIEHYGVAEFLDLVERCHPELISANEDECRLLGLVDGGAAGAGLERFPAAIVLARHGKDATMVFERGQLVATVAVPPVDDVRDLTGAGDAFNAGFLAAYLGNGGDLIASCEAGHALSARVLRSPGATEAP from the coding sequence TTGCTCGGGGTCATCGGCGACGTCGTCCAGGACGTCGTCGTCTGGCAGCTAGAACCGCAGCGCAACGCCACTGACACGAAGTCGGAGATCGTCCTGCGCCGGGGTGGCTCCGCCGCGAACGTCGCCGCCTTCGCCGGTCCGCGCTATCCGACGCGCTTCATCGGGTGCGTCGGTGACGACCTCGGGGGCCACGCCCTCGCGGAGGAGCTCGCAGGCCACGGCGTGGATGTCCGGCTGCAGCGCCGCGGGCAGACCGGGACGATCGTGCTGCTCGTCGACGAGCACGGCGAGCGCACGATGTTCCCCTCTCGTGGAGCGAGTGCCCTGCTCGAACCGATCGACCCAGGTTGGCTCGAGGGGCTCGAGGTCCTGCACGTGACGGCCTACTCCTTCGAGTCCGGTCCGACCGCCGACACCGTGCTCGACGCGGTGCAGCGCCAGCACGCCCAAGGCGGCCTGGTCTCCTTGGACCTGTCGTCGGCCGGTCTCATCGAGCACTACGGCGTCGCGGAGTTCCTCGATCTGGTCGAGCGGTGTCACCCCGAGCTCATCTCCGCCAACGAGGACGAGTGCCGGTTGCTCGGGCTCGTGGACGGCGGCGCGGCAGGGGCCGGGCTGGAGCGGTTCCCGGCGGCGATCGTCCTCGCGCGACACGGCAAGGACGCGACGATGGTCTTTGAGCGTGGCCAGCTCGTCGCGACGGTGGCGGTGCCACCCGTTGACGACGTGCGTGACCTGACCGGCGCCGGCGACGCCTTCAACGCGGGTTTTCTCGCGGCCTACCTCGGCAACGGCGGGGACCTGATCGCCAGTTGCGAGGCCGGCCACGCGCTGTCGGCCCGCGTGCTGCGCAGCCCGGGAGCCACCGAGGCGCCTTGA
- a CDS encoding pseudouridine-5'-phosphate glycosidase, translating into MSTSAPSVIHVGDHVAEALAAGVPVVALESTIFTHGLPRPRNIEVALEGEEIIRAAGAVPATIGVHHGTPVVGLTADQIRELGEDDDADKASIRELSIGAVTKKNAGTTIAATAFLARAVGIDVFATGGLGGVHHGADKTFDESADLIAMSRTSIVLISSGAKAILDIPATLERFETLSVPVVGYRTNRYPGFYVVDSGYPVAARLDSAEEIATVLTTQRALGVPSGVLVANPVPEAEQLDPSELDGVIEDAWAAAERDGIGGQASTPYLLDFIRRATDGRSLDANVALYRNNIRLACEVAAALVGRGE; encoded by the coding sequence ATGTCGACCAGCGCCCCGTCCGTCATCCACGTCGGAGACCACGTCGCCGAGGCGCTTGCCGCCGGCGTCCCCGTCGTGGCGCTCGAGTCGACGATCTTCACGCACGGACTCCCACGCCCGCGCAACATCGAGGTCGCCCTCGAGGGTGAGGAGATCATCCGGGCGGCTGGTGCGGTGCCGGCCACGATCGGGGTGCACCACGGCACGCCCGTCGTGGGTCTGACGGCCGACCAGATCCGTGAGCTCGGCGAGGACGACGACGCCGACAAGGCCTCCATCCGCGAGCTGTCCATCGGCGCGGTGACGAAGAAGAACGCCGGCACCACGATCGCCGCCACCGCCTTCCTCGCTCGCGCCGTCGGGATCGACGTCTTCGCGACCGGCGGGCTCGGCGGCGTGCACCACGGCGCGGACAAGACCTTCGACGAGTCAGCCGACCTCATCGCCATGTCCCGCACGTCCATCGTGCTCATCAGCTCGGGCGCCAAGGCGATCCTCGACATCCCCGCGACGCTCGAGCGGTTCGAGACTCTCAGCGTGCCGGTCGTCGGCTACCGCACCAACCGCTACCCGGGCTTCTACGTCGTCGACTCGGGCTACCCCGTCGCCGCCCGCCTCGACTCTGCGGAGGAGATCGCGACCGTCCTCACGACGCAGCGGGCCCTCGGCGTGCCGAGCGGTGTCCTCGTCGCCAACCCGGTGCCCGAGGCGGAGCAGCTCGACCCGTCCGAGCTGGACGGCGTCATCGAGGACGCCTGGGCCGCCGCCGAGCGGGACGGGATCGGCGGCCAGGCCTCGACGCCCTACCTGCTCGACTTCATCCGGCGGGCCACCGACGGGCGGAGCCTCGACGCGAACGTCGCCCTCTACCGCAACAACATCCGCCTCGCCTGCGAGGTCGCGGCTGCTCTGGTCGGCCGGGGCGAGTAG
- a CDS encoding TCAD7 domain-containing protein yields MFTSAIVLPATLTPELALERLAPLSDEAPVVVRREEGGATYVYDFTVGSLRAALRGNPAPTLTLALGLHEWQASRQVDLRTTSVADADRAAATGRTVVVQGDDILGILLPGRGTRGGSGGTRSVDLPMAPPPPAAPPPAAPPAPAPPTERAVPREPSPAAYDAFFRAYPRVAAPDAVTAGQQFTVEVGFSETGAPGAVPFTVAAPRDRQDLPFTVSVMGHGLAFPEGVRREMTVSRSAPEAATVTFAVVAQPVETDVVRVIEVSYECDGNVVGRAWREIHVGAVATPAPTTPPLEGGTSLAPTSDVPAPHITVEVRNRQGDAQLEWLLHTRYTDIALPAGRITTDLGNESAREFAVQLMNQLPAQAGSAFLRKTITGIGRAVTGAVPAEFWELFAQVWQRAKAEGEVPSILIVTNEPYVPWELAWVGEDIVDPADLPPEEPGESVGMPLGCLCRVGRWVPPITRTPRGGDRPATPPPTRASAASMAVVIGDYASDTNLRPLPEAIEEGKAIALAYGALPLKATEEDFDRLLSNELVRNGAPFGPTAVHVAAHGEVSPTLQQYTGIILSASQRRLDPFIVQGSSLTRETKPFIFLNACQVGTAGSVLSDYGGMAGAFVAEGCSGYVAPLWNVNDLVARQFAEEFYAAALKDGTSVAESLRQLRSRYATDWDQQTATPLAYVFYGHPELTFETS; encoded by the coding sequence ATGTTCACCTCCGCCATCGTCCTGCCGGCCACCCTGACGCCGGAGCTCGCGCTGGAAAGGCTCGCGCCCCTCTCCGATGAGGCTCCGGTCGTGGTTCGTCGCGAGGAGGGTGGGGCGACGTACGTCTACGACTTCACCGTGGGCAGCCTCCGGGCGGCGTTGCGCGGCAACCCTGCCCCGACGCTCACCTTGGCCCTCGGCCTCCACGAGTGGCAGGCCAGCCGTCAGGTCGACCTGCGCACCACCTCGGTCGCCGACGCGGATCGCGCCGCGGCGACCGGCCGCACCGTCGTGGTCCAGGGCGACGACATCCTCGGCATCCTCCTGCCGGGGCGGGGTACCCGCGGCGGCTCCGGTGGGACCCGCAGCGTCGACCTGCCCATGGCGCCCCCGCCGCCGGCAGCCCCGCCGCCCGCGGCTCCGCCGGCACCTGCACCACCCACTGAGCGGGCGGTGCCCCGGGAACCGAGCCCAGCGGCATACGACGCCTTCTTCCGGGCGTACCCCCGGGTGGCGGCACCCGACGCGGTGACGGCAGGACAGCAGTTCACCGTGGAGGTCGGCTTCAGCGAGACGGGCGCACCGGGCGCGGTGCCCTTCACCGTGGCGGCTCCGCGCGACCGGCAGGACCTGCCGTTCACCGTGTCGGTGATGGGGCACGGCCTCGCCTTCCCGGAGGGTGTCCGCCGCGAGATGACGGTGTCGAGATCGGCGCCGGAGGCGGCGACGGTCACCTTCGCGGTCGTCGCGCAGCCCGTCGAGACCGACGTCGTGCGGGTGATCGAGGTGTCGTACGAGTGCGACGGCAACGTCGTCGGGCGGGCCTGGCGCGAGATCCACGTCGGCGCGGTCGCCACCCCCGCGCCGACGACCCCGCCGCTGGAGGGTGGGACGAGCCTCGCCCCGACCTCGGACGTGCCGGCGCCGCACATCACGGTCGAGGTCCGCAACCGGCAGGGGGACGCCCAGCTCGAATGGCTGCTGCACACGCGCTACACCGACATCGCGTTGCCCGCGGGGCGCATCACGACCGACCTCGGCAACGAGTCGGCCCGCGAGTTCGCCGTCCAGCTGATGAACCAGCTTCCCGCCCAAGCCGGCTCGGCCTTCCTCCGCAAGACCATCACGGGGATCGGGCGGGCGGTCACCGGGGCGGTGCCGGCGGAGTTCTGGGAGCTCTTCGCGCAGGTCTGGCAACGCGCGAAGGCCGAAGGGGAGGTGCCGAGCATCCTCATCGTCACCAACGAGCCGTACGTCCCGTGGGAGCTCGCGTGGGTGGGCGAGGACATCGTCGACCCTGCCGACCTCCCTCCCGAGGAGCCGGGAGAAAGCGTCGGTATGCCGCTGGGTTGCCTCTGTCGGGTAGGCCGCTGGGTGCCCCCCATCACCCGGACACCCCGCGGTGGCGACCGGCCCGCCACGCCGCCCCCGACCCGGGCCTCGGCGGCGTCGATGGCCGTCGTCATCGGCGACTACGCGTCCGACACCAACCTGCGCCCGCTGCCGGAGGCGATCGAGGAGGGCAAGGCCATCGCGCTCGCCTACGGTGCGTTGCCGCTCAAGGCGACCGAGGAGGACTTCGACCGGCTGCTGAGCAACGAGCTCGTGCGCAACGGCGCGCCCTTCGGACCGACCGCGGTGCACGTCGCGGCCCACGGCGAGGTGAGCCCCACCCTGCAGCAGTACACGGGGATCATCCTCAGCGCGTCCCAGCGCCGCCTCGACCCGTTCATCGTGCAGGGCTCCTCGTTGACCCGCGAGACGAAACCGTTCATCTTCCTCAACGCCTGCCAGGTGGGGACCGCCGGGTCGGTGCTCAGCGACTACGGCGGCATGGCGGGAGCGTTCGTCGCGGAGGGCTGCAGCGGCTACGTCGCGCCCCTGTGGAACGTCAACGACCTCGTCGCGCGACAGTTCGCCGAGGAGTTCTACGCGGCGGCACTGAAGGACGGGACGTCCGTGGCGGAGTCGCTGCGACAGCTGCGCAGCCGGTACGCCACCGACTGGGACCAGCAGACCGCCACCCCGCTGGCCTACGTCTTCTACGGACACCCCGAGCTGACGTTCGAGACGTCGTGA
- a CDS encoding sulfate adenylyltransferase subunit 1, with the protein MTTHTIPYAAGLGERGLLRLATAGSVDDGKSTLVGRLLHDTKSVLSDQLAAVERVSRDRGLTAADLALLTDGLRAEREQGITIDVAYRYFATATRSFVLADCPGHVQYTRNTVTGSSTADVLVLLVDARKGVLEQTRRHLAVAALLRVPHVVVAVNKIDLVGFAQDVFERVEAEVQSVARDLGVAEAQAIPVSALDGDNIVDRSTRTPWYTGPALLELLEALPPSEDVRAESFRLPVQLVIRPQGAAVSEEHREYRGYAGAVASGVIRLGDEVVVLPSGQRSRVVGIDLGSESLSEAFAPQSVTLRLADEIDISRGDIIAAAEGAPEPTQDIEAVVCWLGDAALRPGQRLLLKHGARTVQAFVRSLDGVLDLDDLHAVSAESLSLNDIGCVTLRLAAPVPVEDYAVSRRGGSFLLIDSHDGRTLAAGMVGATLPSAPPAPVAPEGDEDFDI; encoded by the coding sequence ATGACCACCCACACCATTCCGTATGCCGCTGGGCTCGGTGAGCGCGGACTGTTGCGTCTCGCGACGGCTGGGTCAGTCGACGACGGCAAGTCGACGTTGGTCGGGCGGCTCCTCCATGACACCAAGTCGGTGCTGTCGGACCAGCTGGCTGCTGTCGAGCGCGTGTCCCGTGACCGTGGGCTGACTGCCGCTGACCTGGCCCTGTTGACCGACGGCCTGCGCGCGGAGCGCGAGCAGGGCATCACCATCGACGTCGCCTACCGGTACTTCGCGACCGCCACGCGCTCCTTCGTCCTCGCCGACTGCCCCGGCCACGTGCAGTACACCCGCAACACCGTGACCGGGTCCTCGACCGCGGACGTGCTCGTCCTCCTCGTCGACGCGCGCAAGGGCGTCCTCGAGCAGACCCGCCGGCACCTCGCCGTGGCCGCACTGCTCCGCGTGCCGCACGTCGTCGTCGCGGTCAACAAGATCGACCTCGTCGGGTTCGCGCAGGACGTCTTCGAGCGCGTCGAGGCCGAGGTGCAGTCCGTGGCCCGCGACCTCGGCGTCGCTGAGGCGCAGGCGATCCCGGTGTCCGCTCTCGACGGTGACAACATCGTCGACCGGTCGACCCGGACACCCTGGTACACCGGTCCGGCGCTGCTCGAGCTGCTCGAGGCGCTGCCGCCGTCCGAGGACGTGCGGGCTGAGTCCTTCCGGCTGCCGGTGCAGCTCGTCATCCGGCCCCAAGGCGCGGCCGTCTCCGAGGAGCACCGCGAGTACCGCGGCTACGCCGGGGCGGTGGCGTCCGGAGTCATCCGCCTGGGGGACGAGGTCGTCGTCCTGCCCTCGGGCCAGCGCTCCCGCGTCGTCGGGATCGACCTCGGGTCCGAGTCGCTGTCGGAGGCCTTCGCCCCGCAGTCGGTGACGCTGCGTCTGGCGGACGAGATCGACATCTCACGGGGTGACATCATCGCCGCGGCCGAGGGCGCGCCGGAGCCGACCCAGGACATCGAAGCCGTCGTCTGCTGGCTCGGTGACGCGGCGCTGCGTCCGGGCCAGCGGCTCCTGCTCAAGCACGGAGCCCGCACCGTGCAGGCCTTCGTGCGGTCGCTCGACGGGGTGCTCGACCTCGACGACCTGCACGCCGTGTCGGCAGAGTCCCTGTCCCTCAACGACATCGGCTGTGTCACGCTGCGGCTGGCGGCCCCCGTCCCCGTCGAGGACTATGCGGTGTCGCGGCGCGGGGGCTCGTTCCTGCTCATCGACAGCCACGACGGCCGGACGCTCGCGGCCGGCATGGTCGGGGCCACGCTGCCCTCCGCCCCGCCGGCCCCCGTGGCCCCGGAAGGCGACGAGGACTTCGACATCTGA
- the cysD gene encoding sulfate adenylyltransferase subunit CysD has translation MTVTEVPSPARDQTLRADASPAAYSTPEREPARRLTQLDALEAESIQVIREIAAELERPALLFSGGKDSVVMLHLAVKAFWPAPIPFPVLHVDTGHNFPEVLAYRDETVERLGLRLEVASVQDYIDDGRLRERADGTRNPLQTIPLLDAINEHRFGGVFGGGRRDEEKARAKERIVSLRDEFGQWDPKNQRPELWNLYNPRHRPGEHVRVFPISNWTELDIWRYIEREDMPLAPLYYAHERDVFQRDGMWLAVGPVSQPREGETVERRVVRYRTVGDMSCTGAVDSPAATNAEIVAEVAASTLTERGATRADDRISEAAMEDRKKEGYF, from the coding sequence ATGACGGTCACCGAGGTCCCCAGCCCCGCGCGCGATCAAACGCTCCGCGCGGATGCGAGCCCAGCGGCATACAGCACTCCTGAGCGCGAGCCGGCCCGGCGCCTGACCCAGCTCGACGCGCTCGAGGCGGAGTCGATCCAGGTCATCCGCGAGATCGCCGCCGAGCTCGAGCGGCCGGCGCTGCTCTTCAGCGGTGGCAAGGACTCGGTCGTCATGCTCCACCTCGCGGTCAAGGCGTTCTGGCCGGCGCCGATCCCGTTCCCGGTCCTCCACGTCGACACGGGCCACAACTTCCCCGAGGTGCTCGCCTATCGCGACGAGACCGTCGAGCGGCTCGGGCTGCGGCTCGAGGTCGCGAGCGTGCAGGACTACATCGACGACGGGCGGCTGCGCGAGCGCGCCGACGGCACGCGCAACCCGCTCCAGACGATCCCACTGCTCGACGCGATCAACGAGCACCGCTTCGGCGGCGTCTTCGGCGGCGGTCGGCGCGACGAGGAGAAGGCGCGCGCCAAGGAGCGCATCGTCAGCCTGCGCGACGAGTTCGGCCAGTGGGACCCGAAGAACCAGCGCCCCGAGCTGTGGAACCTCTACAACCCGCGGCACCGCCCCGGCGAGCACGTCCGCGTGTTCCCGATCAGCAACTGGACCGAGCTCGACATCTGGCGCTACATCGAGCGCGAGGACATGCCGCTCGCCCCGCTCTACTACGCCCACGAGCGCGACGTCTTCCAGCGCGACGGGATGTGGCTCGCCGTCGGGCCGGTGTCCCAGCCCCGCGAGGGCGAGACCGTCGAACGGCGCGTCGTGCGCTACCGCACCGTCGGCGACATGTCCTGCACGGGAGCCGTGGACTCCCCGGCGGCGACGAACGCCGAGATCGTCGCCGAGGTCGCCGCGTCCACGCTGACCGAGCGCGGGGCCACCCGCGCCGACGACCGGATCTCCGAGGCCGCCATGGAGGACCGCAAGAAAGAGGGGTACTTCTGA
- a CDS encoding LysR family transcriptional regulator, which produces MSVSLRQLEVFQAVARELHFGRAAGRLQLSQPTVSKELARLERSLGLDLFHRSSGGTVLTPEGSELLQQAEVVLEAVRALERAGATARRRRTGQVRVAASPSVVNRLMPQLLRQLEHHHPDVEVTAVEVDTGGVTAALDAGAAEVGLGHHVAAPAHGRVRTIGRDELFVIGAQSVLGEGRSVALDRLADVPLILWPREQSPVYHDAVLGICRSRGLEPLLLSGTSRVSGSRSYLLREGRAFALGPRDFAQSESHGVRAAHLSPRAQVPLDLAWLDPPSPAARTLMAQVRALVH; this is translated from the coding sequence ATGAGCGTGTCGCTTCGTCAGCTGGAGGTCTTCCAGGCCGTTGCCCGGGAGCTGCACTTCGGCCGGGCCGCCGGTCGGCTGCAGCTGTCCCAGCCGACCGTGAGCAAGGAGCTGGCCCGACTGGAGCGGTCCTTGGGCCTCGACCTGTTCCACCGGTCCAGCGGCGGCACGGTCCTCACGCCGGAGGGGTCGGAGCTGCTCCAGCAGGCCGAGGTGGTGCTCGAGGCGGTGCGCGCCCTCGAACGAGCCGGCGCCACGGCACGCCGGCGGCGGACCGGCCAAGTTCGAGTCGCCGCGTCACCCAGCGTCGTGAACCGGCTCATGCCGCAGCTGCTCCGTCAGCTCGAGCACCACCACCCCGATGTGGAGGTCACCGCGGTCGAGGTCGACACCGGCGGCGTCACGGCCGCTCTCGACGCCGGTGCCGCGGAGGTCGGGCTCGGGCACCACGTCGCTGCTCCCGCTCACGGCAGGGTCCGCACCATCGGTCGCGACGAGCTCTTCGTCATCGGCGCACAGTCCGTCCTGGGTGAGGGTCGGAGCGTGGCGCTGGACCGCCTCGCCGATGTGCCGCTCATCCTGTGGCCGCGCGAGCAGAGCCCGGTCTATCACGACGCGGTCCTGGGGATCTGTCGGTCACGCGGGCTGGAGCCGCTGCTCCTCTCGGGCACGTCCCGGGTGAGCGGCTCGCGGTCCTACCTGCTCCGCGAGGGCCGCGCCTTCGCCCTCGGGCCGCGCGACTTCGCGCAGTCGGAGTCCCATGGGGTCCGGGCCGCCCACCTCAGCCCCCGCGCGCAGGTGCCTCTTGACCTCGCGTGGCTGGACCCGCCCTCCCCCGCGGCGCGCACGCTCATGGCGCAGGTCCGAGCCCTCGTCCACTGA
- a CDS encoding TVP38/TMEM64 family protein, with protein sequence MSEILAAVGVWAPAVYLLGFTAVVMVGVPRSALTLAGGLAFGPVLGITLAWVASVLAAVLALWVGRALGEELVERRAGPRLRRVRAALHSHSFRGVLLTRMTPVPFAVVNYSLGALGVRTRPYVLGTAVGIIPGAIAFGGAGASIGMGNLEWALAAVSVLGLAWLAARRPLGQSAA encoded by the coding sequence GTGAGCGAGATCCTGGCGGCCGTCGGAGTGTGGGCGCCTGCGGTCTACCTGCTCGGGTTCACCGCGGTGGTCATGGTCGGAGTCCCCCGCTCGGCGCTGACCCTGGCTGGAGGACTGGCGTTCGGGCCCGTCCTCGGGATCACGTTGGCCTGGGTGGCGTCGGTCCTCGCCGCGGTGCTCGCACTGTGGGTGGGGCGCGCGCTGGGCGAGGAGCTCGTCGAGCGGCGCGCCGGGCCGCGGCTGCGTCGGGTGCGGGCCGCGCTGCACAGCCACAGCTTCAGGGGCGTGCTCCTGACCCGGATGACCCCCGTGCCCTTTGCCGTCGTGAACTACAGCCTCGGTGCCCTCGGCGTCCGCACCCGTCCGTACGTCCTCGGCACCGCGGTGGGGATCATTCCCGGCGCGATCGCCTTCGGCGGGGCGGGCGCCTCGATCGGCATGGGCAACCTCGAGTGGGCCCTCGCCGCCGTCTCCGTTCTCGGACTCGCCTGGCTGGCTGCCCGCCGACCCCTGGGCCAGTCCGCCGCATAG
- a CDS encoding esterase/lipase family protein, whose amino-acid sequence MAELDGSARRVDLGRGVVIMAPGLRGSAQVQEGTLGGRSGEPERTTGALQEALDRAGMRQLVAVEVEATPAPGPGGPGGAAGGGGGAAPGRAGEVRTAAGEPGMVLDVPDLGPTRGQVLLLVDEAGVPSWHYPEQPRTDASGGPGGPGGPGGPSGGASRGGAATVRFVVPSAVATPQVAEGQDTPVGDRSLITLIGKKVLSVLVYPILDELVGAAARVIAGRWEDARRPTRLRDFGPAVHSSAVSGSAAGDGFDAAGLTSGRALLFVHGTFSTSHGSFAAVPTPTMEALASHYQGRVFALDHPTLSVDPTRNALELTRLVRAIGPDASLDVDLVCHSRGGLVARALAEVGSQSGGRVTVGRTVFVASPNGGTPLADGDHMGAWVDRMTALLNLAPPGPWSVVTDVLDGVLEVVKVIGQGALGGLPGLASMRPGGEFLGGIATAAPDPSRLYAIDADFEPTGSLAALWRLPESLLDKVFDDQANDGVVPTAGVGFVDGPLGFRVSDGQALHLRSDTGTWHCSFFTEPRVSEALTSWLPG is encoded by the coding sequence ATGGCAGAGCTGGACGGAAGTGCGCGACGAGTCGACCTCGGACGAGGCGTCGTCATCATGGCCCCCGGCCTGCGGGGGAGTGCCCAGGTGCAGGAGGGCACCCTCGGCGGACGGTCGGGGGAGCCGGAGCGGACCACGGGCGCCCTGCAGGAGGCCCTCGACCGGGCGGGCATGCGGCAGCTCGTGGCTGTGGAGGTGGAGGCCACGCCGGCACCCGGCCCTGGCGGGCCAGGGGGAGCCGCGGGAGGCGGTGGCGGGGCTGCCCCGGGGCGCGCCGGCGAGGTACGCACCGCGGCCGGCGAGCCCGGGATGGTGCTCGACGTGCCGGACCTCGGGCCGACGCGTGGGCAGGTGCTGCTCCTCGTCGACGAGGCCGGGGTGCCGAGCTGGCACTACCCGGAGCAGCCGCGGACCGACGCCTCGGGTGGGCCGGGCGGGCCGGGTGGACCGGGCGGGCCCTCGGGAGGTGCGTCCCGCGGCGGAGCGGCCACGGTGCGGTTCGTCGTGCCCAGCGCCGTTGCGACCCCGCAGGTCGCTGAGGGGCAGGACACCCCTGTCGGTGACCGGTCCCTCATCACGCTGATCGGCAAGAAGGTTCTCTCGGTTCTCGTCTACCCGATCCTCGACGAGCTGGTCGGCGCAGCCGCGCGGGTCATCGCCGGCAGATGGGAGGACGCCCGGCGCCCGACCCGGCTGCGGGACTTCGGGCCCGCGGTCCACAGCTCGGCTGTCTCCGGGTCGGCCGCGGGAGACGGGTTCGATGCGGCCGGGCTGACCTCCGGTCGGGCCCTGCTCTTCGTGCACGGCACGTTCAGCACCAGCCACGGCTCCTTCGCCGCCGTGCCCACGCCGACGATGGAGGCGCTCGCCTCTCACTACCAGGGGCGCGTCTTCGCGCTCGACCACCCGACCCTGTCGGTCGACCCGACCCGGAACGCCCTGGAGCTGACCCGCCTGGTCCGCGCCATCGGGCCGGACGCGTCCCTCGACGTGGACCTCGTCTGCCACAGCAGGGGCGGTCTCGTCGCTCGGGCCCTGGCCGAGGTCGGCTCGCAGTCCGGTGGACGGGTCACGGTGGGGCGCACGGTCTTCGTCGCCTCGCCCAACGGCGGCACGCCGCTCGCCGACGGGGACCACATGGGGGCGTGGGTCGACCGCATGACGGCGCTGCTCAACCTCGCCCCGCCCGGGCCGTGGTCGGTGGTCACCGACGTGCTGGACGGGGTGCTCGAGGTCGTCAAGGTCATCGGTCAGGGTGCCCTCGGCGGTCTGCCGGGGCTCGCCTCGATGCGTCCCGGCGGCGAGTTCCTCGGGGGGATCGCGACCGCTGCCCCGGATCCGAGCCGGCTCTACGCGATCGACGCCGACTTCGAGCCGACCGGCTCGCTGGCGGCGCTCTGGCGGCTGCCGGAGTCGTTGCTGGACAAGGTCTTCGATGACCAGGCCAACGACGGGGTGGTGCCCACCGCAGGGGTCGGGTTCGTCGACGGGCCGCTGGGGTTCCGGGTCAGCGACGGACAGGCGCTGCACCTCAGGTCGGACACCGGGACGTGGCACTGCTCGTTCTTCACCGAGCCCCGGGTCTCCGAAGCGCTGACGAGCTGGCTCCCCGGCTGA